From one Bacteroidota bacterium genomic stretch:
- a CDS encoding helix-turn-helix transcriptional regulator has translation MPLPQNTNILNYSILNNFQHKVPFRRFAIKYVVSGKEEYTVNGNKYEISDGSYLLANQFAEGSITINNNIPVKGICIDLSPDLLSEAVGSIVRPDTPFADMALNTFFNAPEFLENCYVAKNTLTGLDLLNLSTILSKNPDQPREVPDDLFFTIAEHLVVDHIPICKQLQNVKAIKYSTKKDLYRRLLKGKFFIDENFAQSPSIRQIAAISNLSEFHFFRLFKQTFGTTPYQYVLERKLQYAYAKLKTQSLSITEIAFQSGFADVHAFSKAFKKQFGLAPGNSRIG, from the coding sequence GTGCCTTTACCGCAGAATACGAATATTTTAAATTATTCCATACTTAATAATTTCCAACACAAAGTACCGTTCAGGCGTTTTGCCATTAAGTATGTAGTTTCAGGTAAAGAGGAATACACTGTAAATGGCAACAAATATGAAATTTCAGACGGCAGTTATTTATTAGCCAATCAATTTGCAGAAGGTTCAATAACGATTAATAATAACATACCTGTTAAAGGAATTTGCATAGACTTATCACCCGATTTATTGTCAGAAGCAGTAGGCAGTATTGTTCGCCCGGATACGCCCTTTGCAGACATGGCGCTTAATACGTTTTTTAATGCACCTGAATTTCTTGAAAACTGCTATGTTGCGAAAAATACACTGACCGGATTAGATTTATTAAATCTGAGTACTATTTTATCTAAAAACCCTGACCAGCCCCGAGAGGTGCCTGATGATTTGTTTTTTACGATTGCTGAACATTTGGTAGTAGATCATATACCCATTTGCAAACAATTGCAAAATGTAAAAGCAATTAAGTATAGCACCAAAAAGGATTTATATCGTCGTTTACTGAAAGGTAAGTTTTTTATAGATGAAAATTTTGCTCAATCACCATCCATTCGTCAGATAGCTGCAATATCTAATTTATCTGAATTTCATTTTTTTCGGTTGTTTAAACAAACATTCGGGACAACGCCTTATCAGTATGTGTTAGAAAGAAAGCTGCAGTATGCATACGCCAAATTAAAAACTCAAAGTTTATCTATAACCGAAATTGCCTTCCAGTCTGGTTTTGCAGATGTACATGCCTTCAGTAAAGCATTCAAAAAACAATTTGGCCTTGCTCCGGGAAATAGCAGGATTGGATAA
- a CDS encoding serine hydrolase, which yields MLKNNCLPVLFIFSLLCFSAKVKAQEVPESLRIKLTATLDSMLEVIGNKSLSAAMQFDDETIWADAAGISSAAVAVTPEFKYEIGSVTKTFTAACILQLVDEGILQLDDSINKWLEPIIYIDTNITIRQLLRHQSGLYEVLANPELQPILLANTDSVWQASDVIATFINLPYNVPGAVWSYCNTGYFLLGMIIEAATGNPYYVEIRNRFLDPLALSSMGIPSFETLSGPIAHVWLDITGDGVTEDAHFFYYNWKALNSVAGAAGGYYSDATDITHWMRTYLRGDLIDAAIMDEAKETVTAPGISGTYGLGLMKKTFKGYTAYGHGGDLSYSANSWYLPDLDLSITVLNNDAEVISWDLEPVTIALLQTYENWKLTLPVDDVVNKVDIKVFPNPTSGNFNIAITGAPENKPFEIKLCNLYGQLVWVKTLSGSAISNGIINCSLPLNLQDGTYFIEINSEKNILYNSTILKLS from the coding sequence ATGCTTAAAAATAATTGTTTACCGGTTTTATTTATTTTTTCACTGCTATGTTTTTCTGCCAAGGTTAAAGCACAAGAAGTGCCTGAATCGTTGCGTATTAAATTAACTGCAACCTTGGATAGTATGTTGGAAGTAATTGGGAATAAATCGTTAAGTGCTGCGATGCAATTTGATGATGAAACCATTTGGGCTGATGCCGCGGGGATTTCTTCTGCGGCTGTAGCAGTTACACCTGAATTTAAATATGAAATTGGTAGTGTAACAAAAACATTTACCGCTGCATGTATTTTACAATTAGTGGATGAAGGTATTTTGCAATTAGATGACAGTATAAATAAATGGCTTGAACCAATTATTTATATAGATACCAATATTACAATTCGTCAATTATTAAGGCATCAAAGTGGGTTGTATGAAGTACTCGCGAACCCTGAATTGCAACCAATTTTATTAGCCAACACAGATTCGGTATGGCAGGCAAGTGATGTGATTGCAACATTTATTAATCTGCCTTACAATGTACCGGGTGCTGTTTGGTCATATTGTAATACGGGTTATTTTTTATTGGGGATGATTATAGAAGCCGCAACAGGTAATCCTTATTATGTTGAAATAAGAAATCGTTTTTTGGATCCGCTTGCATTAAGCAGCATGGGTATTCCTTCGTTCGAAACTTTGAGTGGTCCAATTGCTCATGTATGGTTAGATATTACCGGTGACGGTGTTACTGAAGATGCACATTTTTTCTATTATAATTGGAAGGCATTAAATTCCGTTGCAGGTGCGGCTGGTGGATATTATTCAGATGCAACCGATATTACACATTGGATGCGCACTTATTTAAGAGGCGATTTAATTGATGCAGCAATTATGGATGAAGCGAAAGAAACGGTAACTGCGCCGGGCATTTCAGGCACTTACGGACTTGGACTCATGAAAAAAACATTTAAAGGATACACTGCATACGGGCACGGAGGTGATTTATCGTATTCTGCTAATTCGTGGTATTTACCGGATTTAGATTTAAGTATAACCGTATTAAATAACGATGCAGAAGTGATTTCCTGGGATTTAGAACCTGTTACGATTGCTTTGTTGCAAACTTATGAAAACTGGAAACTCACCCTGCCTGTTGATGATGTTGTAAATAAAGTTGATATCAAGGTATTTCCTAATCCAACTTCCGGAAATTTCAATATTGCGATAACCGGAGCTCCCGAAAATAAACCGTTTGAAATAAAGTTATGTAATTTATATGGTCAATTGGTTTGGGTAAAAACGTTAAGTGGCAGTGCTATTTCAAATGGAATAATCAACTGTAGTTTGCCATTAAATTTGCAGGATGGTACTTATTTTATTGAGATAAATTCTGAAAAAAATATACTTTACAATAGTACTATTTTAAAACTATCCTAA
- a CDS encoding flotillin family protein has product MDSINHETLTWTLWIVGVLVCIIFYKFILRFFFGMVIVPEDRIGLVTKKFVLFGNNKELPDGHIIATKGEAGYQAHSLAPGLYFWKWIWQYEITMQPFVIVPTGQIGLVLANDGNELETGRILARKVECDTFQDASAFMNGGGRKGRQSALIPPGSYRINSFLFDVEIVDMTNVPENGVGIVTTLEGQPLDEGQIAGKIIPDHNRYQDADTFLNNNGYKGLQEQVILAGSYFLNPWFVRVEIVKMTEIPIGYVGVVISYVGADGIDLSGTEFKHGNIVAKGQKGVWAEALGPGKYPINPYIMKVELVPTTNLVLNWASARTESHMLDKNLSTITVRSKDGFTFNLDVSQIIHIPTYEAPKVIARFGNMANLVTQVLEPTIGNYFRNSAQDADVIDFLKSRKERQESAKQHIGEVLEQYNVFGVDTLIGDIIPPETLMKTLTDRKLAEEQKVTYDTQMKAQETRRTLEKETAVAEMQKELVKADQGVVIAEKIADASVKKATGDANGIRIQSTAEGERLRILATGEAEKIRLLAEADSQKIKLIADAEAERITKTGNAEAEKILAIGKSNAESYKLSVEAMGGDNFTQLKITESLGMNKVKVIPEVLITGGNDSPNGPISGLLGLELMKELGKRIREGSQDKAE; this is encoded by the coding sequence ATGGACTCAATTAATCATGAAACACTCACCTGGACCCTTTGGATTGTAGGCGTTCTGGTTTGTATTATCTTTTACAAATTTATTTTAAGGTTCTTTTTCGGGATGGTTATCGTTCCTGAAGACAGAATTGGTTTAGTCACCAAAAAGTTCGTTTTGTTCGGCAACAATAAGGAGTTGCCCGACGGTCACATCATTGCAACCAAGGGTGAAGCCGGTTACCAGGCACATTCTTTAGCTCCGGGATTATACTTCTGGAAATGGATTTGGCAGTATGAAATTACGATGCAGCCCTTTGTTATTGTGCCTACCGGCCAAATTGGTTTGGTGCTGGCAAATGATGGTAATGAACTCGAAACAGGGCGTATCCTTGCCCGCAAAGTGGAGTGCGATACCTTTCAGGATGCTTCAGCATTTATGAATGGTGGCGGTAGAAAGGGTCGTCAATCGGCATTAATACCTCCCGGTTCGTATCGTATCAATTCATTTTTGTTTGATGTAGAAATTGTTGACATGACCAACGTTCCTGAAAATGGTGTTGGTATTGTTACCACATTAGAAGGTCAGCCTTTGGATGAAGGCCAGATTGCAGGTAAAATTATCCCCGACCATAACCGATATCAGGATGCCGATACTTTCCTGAATAACAATGGTTATAAAGGTTTACAGGAACAGGTAATTCTTGCCGGTAGTTACTTCCTTAACCCATGGTTTGTGAGGGTAGAAATAGTTAAGATGACTGAAATTCCAATCGGTTATGTTGGTGTAGTAATCAGTTATGTTGGTGCTGATGGTATCGATTTAAGTGGCACTGAATTTAAACACGGTAATATTGTAGCGAAAGGTCAAAAAGGTGTTTGGGCAGAAGCTTTAGGACCCGGAAAATATCCGATTAACCCTTACATTATGAAAGTGGAGTTAGTACCTACCACAAACCTCGTTTTAAATTGGGCCTCTGCAAGAACTGAATCGCATATGCTGGATAAAAATCTCAGCACAATTACCGTTCGTTCGAAAGATGGTTTTACATTTAATTTAGATGTTTCACAAATTATTCATATTCCAACTTACGAAGCACCAAAAGTAATTGCACGATTCGGAAATATGGCCAACCTGGTAACGCAAGTGTTGGAACCTACCATTGGTAACTATTTCCGAAATTCAGCACAGGATGCCGACGTAATTGACTTCCTTAAATCGCGTAAAGAACGTCAGGAAAGTGCTAAACAACATATTGGTGAAGTGTTGGAGCAATACAACGTATTTGGTGTAGATACCTTAATTGGAGATATTATTCCACCTGAAACCTTGATGAAAACTCTCACCGACCGTAAGTTGGCTGAAGAACAAAAAGTAACTTACGATACACAAATGAAAGCGCAGGAAACACGCCGTACACTTGAAAAAGAAACCGCTGTGGCCGAAATGCAAAAAGAGTTGGTAAAAGCTGATCAGGGTGTTGTAATTGCTGAGAAAATTGCAGATGCCAGCGTTAAAAAAGCAACGGGTGATGCTAATGGAATCAGAATTCAGTCAACAGCAGAAGGTGAACGTTTGAGGATTCTTGCAACAGGTGAAGCAGAAAAAATCCGATTATTGGCAGAAGCGGATTCACAAAAAATTAAATTGATTGCCGATGCTGAAGCGGAACGTATTACCAAAACAGGTAATGCAGAAGCTGAAAAAATTCTCGCAATCGGTAAATCAAATGCTGAATCCTATAAATTATCGGTTGAAGCAATGGGTGGCGATAATTTCACCCAATTAAAAATTACAGAAAGCCTCGGTATGAATAAAGTAAAAGTAATACCTGAAGTACTGATTACCGGAGGAAATGATTCTCCAAACGGTCCAATCAGCGGATTACTCGGCCTTGAATTAATGAAAGAACTCGGTAAACGCATTCGCGAAGGCAGTCAGGATAAAGCTGAATAA
- the gcvP gene encoding aminomethyl-transferring glycine dehydrogenase — MPVKLRTSTNEQFEQRHIGPREHDVTAMLSSIGADSLDALINQTVPENIRLKRPLNIGAPMTEHNYFKHLRTLAAKNKIFRTYIGLGYYNTLTPSVIRRNIFENPGWYTQYTPYQAEIAQGRLEALLNFQTMIADLTGFDIANASLLDEGTAAAEAMIMFYHLKNKKEITSNKFFVSELCFPQTIDLLISKAEPLGIEVVVGNHTNAQLNESYFGVLLQYPAGNGQLYDYTDFINEAHQHHIYVTVAADILALAILRSPAEMGADCAVGNSQRFGVPMGFGGPHAAFFATKDEFKRDIPGRIIGVSVDRDNNPALRMALQTREQHIRREKATSNICTAQALLAIMAGMYGVYHGPLGIKQIAEKVHGLTSVLNDTLNKMGFEQSNTSFFDTINVKAGTLSGIIHQHAIAHHMNFFYQKNGDIQITIDESTEIEDIKDIAAVFGEAKGLLNGHKIEVSDIETLQSSIPTALIRTSTYLTHPVFNSYHSESEMMRYIKRLENKDLSLTTSMIPLGSCTMKLNAATELIPVSWPEFSMVHPFVPAEQVEGYLEMIKELERDLCEITRFDACSLQPNSGAQGEYAGLMVIRAYHIHHNSANRNKVLIPASAHGTNPASAVMAGMEVIVVKSDAEGHIDIEDLKLKAEEHKNDLACLMVTYPSTHGVFEETIMLICNIIHQHGGLVYMDGANMNAQVGLTSPAKIGADVCHLNLHKTFAIPHGGGGPGMGPICVNEKLAPFLPGHPLFLTGGSHAIKAINAAPFGSASILLISYAYIKMLGSEGCTNATKMAILNANYLKSNLEKIYDILYVSKSGRVAHEFIIDFRKWKHTIGLEVEDVAKRLMDYGFHAPTVSFPVAGTLMIEPTESESKEELDRFIEALSGIRKEIEAIENGSADKADNVLKNAPHTLNHIMAEEWNHAYSRGEAVFPVSYLKDRKFWPSVSRINNTQGDRNLICTCPPVESYMTA; from the coding sequence ATGCCAGTGAAACTTCGTACTTCCACAAACGAGCAATTTGAGCAACGCCATATCGGCCCTCGCGAACATGATGTAACCGCAATGCTGAGTAGTATCGGCGCCGATTCGCTTGATGCGCTTATCAACCAAACCGTACCTGAAAACATCAGGTTAAAACGTCCGCTTAATATTGGTGCACCTATGACGGAGCACAATTATTTTAAACACTTGCGAACGCTGGCAGCTAAAAACAAAATTTTCAGAACCTATATTGGCTTAGGTTATTACAATACACTTACGCCAAGTGTGATTCGCAGAAATATTTTCGAAAATCCGGGTTGGTATACCCAGTATACACCTTATCAGGCAGAAATTGCCCAAGGTAGGTTAGAAGCGTTACTGAACTTCCAAACCATGATTGCTGACCTTACCGGTTTCGATATTGCCAATGCCAGTCTGCTTGATGAAGGAACGGCAGCAGCTGAAGCCATGATCATGTTTTATCATCTCAAAAACAAAAAAGAAATTACCTCCAATAAATTTTTTGTGAGCGAATTATGTTTTCCGCAAACAATCGATTTATTAATCAGCAAAGCAGAACCTCTTGGAATTGAAGTTGTAGTAGGTAATCATACTAATGCTCAATTAAATGAAAGTTATTTTGGCGTGTTATTACAATATCCTGCCGGTAACGGACAATTATATGACTACACTGATTTTATAAATGAAGCGCATCAGCACCATATTTATGTAACCGTAGCTGCTGATATTTTAGCTTTAGCTATTTTGCGTTCACCTGCCGAAATGGGTGCAGATTGTGCTGTCGGAAATTCACAACGTTTTGGTGTGCCAATGGGATTTGGTGGACCACATGCTGCATTTTTTGCAACTAAAGATGAATTTAAACGTGATATACCGGGACGTATTATTGGTGTGAGTGTTGACCGTGATAATAACCCTGCATTACGTATGGCATTACAAACACGTGAGCAACATATTCGTCGCGAAAAAGCAACTTCCAATATTTGTACTGCACAGGCATTACTCGCTATAATGGCCGGTATGTATGGTGTTTATCATGGTCCGCTGGGAATAAAACAAATTGCCGAAAAGGTGCATGGATTAACATCAGTGTTAAACGATACCTTAAACAAAATGGGTTTTGAACAATCGAACACATCTTTTTTTGATACGATTAATGTTAAAGCCGGCACTTTAAGTGGAATAATTCATCAACATGCCATTGCGCATCACATGAATTTCTTCTACCAAAAAAATGGCGATATACAAATTACTATTGATGAAAGTACAGAGATAGAAGATATAAAAGATATTGCAGCAGTTTTTGGCGAAGCAAAAGGGTTATTAAATGGCCATAAAATAGAAGTGAGTGATATTGAAACATTACAATCATCTATCCCAACTGCTTTAATCAGAACATCAACCTATTTAACGCATCCTGTATTTAATTCGTATCATTCTGAAAGTGAAATGATGCGTTATATTAAACGATTAGAAAATAAAGATTTATCATTAACCACTTCGATGATACCATTAGGCAGTTGCACAATGAAATTAAATGCAGCTACTGAATTAATTCCGGTTTCATGGCCAGAATTTTCGATGGTGCATCCATTTGTTCCTGCTGAACAGGTTGAAGGATATCTTGAAATGATAAAAGAGTTGGAGCGCGATTTATGTGAAATTACACGTTTTGATGCTTGTAGTTTACAACCAAATTCTGGCGCTCAGGGAGAGTATGCCGGATTAATGGTAATTCGTGCTTATCATATTCATCACAATTCGGCAAATCGCAATAAAGTATTAATTCCTGCAAGTGCACATGGAACAAATCCTGCAAGTGCTGTTATGGCAGGTATGGAAGTTATAGTGGTTAAAAGTGATGCTGAAGGACATATTGATATTGAAGATTTAAAATTAAAAGCAGAAGAACATAAAAATGACCTTGCTTGTTTGATGGTTACTTATCCGTCGACACATGGTGTGTTTGAGGAAACAATTATGCTGATTTGTAATATTATTCATCAGCATGGTGGTTTGGTATACATGGATGGTGCAAATATGAATGCACAGGTTGGTTTAACATCTCCTGCAAAAATTGGTGCAGATGTTTGTCACCTCAATTTACATAAAACATTTGCCATCCCGCACGGTGGTGGTGGTCCGGGCATGGGACCAATTTGTGTGAATGAAAAACTCGCACCGTTTTTACCGGGACATCCATTATTTTTAACAGGAGGTTCACATGCAATTAAAGCAATTAATGCTGCGCCGTTTGGCAGTGCAAGTATTTTATTAATCAGTTATGCTTATATTAAAATGCTGGGTAGTGAAGGTTGTACCAATGCAACAAAAATGGCAATATTAAATGCGAATTACTTAAAAAGTAACCTGGAAAAAATTTACGACATTTTATATGTAAGTAAATCCGGTAGAGTAGCGCATGAATTTATTATTGATTTCAGAAAATGGAAACATACTATTGGTTTAGAAGTTGAAGATGTAGCAAAACGATTAATGGATTACGGTTTCCATGCACCAACTGTTTCATTTCCAGTAGCCGGAACATTAATGATTGAACCGACTGAAAGTGAAAGTAAAGAAGAACTGGATCGTTTTATTGAAGCTTTAAGTGGTATCAGGAAAGAAATTGAAGCAATTGAAAATGGCAGTGCAGATAAAGCAGATAATGTATTAAAAAATGCACCGCATACTTTGAACCATATTATGGCTGAAGAATGGAATCATGCTTATAGCAGGGGAGAAGCTGTGTTTCCGGTTAGCTATTTGAAAGACAGAAAATTCTGGCCAAGTGTAAGCCGTATCAACAACACCCAGGGCGATCGCAATTTGATTTGTACTTGTCCGCCGGTTGAGAGCTACATGACCGCTTAA
- a CDS encoding TonB-dependent receptor: MKQICAVIALIVFSLTVSNSDVVGQNVETRLTGTVQDSTGKGLPDVLVTLYQSTDSAVVKSAITAEEGVYTFWAAANSNYFITINALGYQLFRTREIVLNSTDTIYSIPPVMLSTTGELALESVEIVGTKAFVEYAIDRIIVHPDALISNAGSTALDVLEKSPGVRVDMNGDISLKGKGGITVYIDDKPTYLSSADLAGLLRSMPAESIESIEIMTNPPAKYDAAGTGGIINIRLKRSKKTGINGGINVGYTQGRYPKSNNSANFNYRINRFNFYTNLGYTLHNTFQDLDINRAYYNTDASLSSTFFQNTFIKIENKSLTGKLGMDFYVNDKSTFGIVLSGFNSDLGNTSHNTAEVRDSLGALQSVVITDAPSIRNFKNGNINLNYDIKLDSTGKQLTFQADYLAYNSAMDQELLTKSYLPGNIFVGESNLVSTLPTILSIVSAKVDYMHPLKNGARFDAGVKSSLVDADNIADFQDEVDGELTPNYVFSNHFIYRENINAGYVNYSNAKNKLSYQLGLRFENTELSGNQLGNAVTPDSSFTRSLNNIFPTAYLQYQVDSIGKHILGFSYGRRIDRPNYQDLNPFTYPLDLFTLYEGNPFLEPTFSHNFELSHTYNNMITTTGLLSIVNDMINETIEQRDGIFYSRPGNISNQLSYGISINGMIPIKTWWTLQFYSELMHNEFSATLYGQNLVNNGTHWYIGPVNQFQIKDTWSFELSGSYQTKVYSGQFILIPSWTSRVGVSKKIMEKKGTIKLSVNDIFYTNQPGGDIQGLGNSTASWYSYLDTRTINISFSYRFNKGEGMQARSTTAPEEKSRVE; the protein is encoded by the coding sequence ATGAAACAAATTTGTGCTGTAATTGCTTTAATTGTTTTCTCCTTAACGGTAAGCAATAGCGATGTTGTTGGACAGAACGTTGAAACAAGATTAACGGGAACGGTGCAGGATTCAACAGGTAAGGGTTTACCGGATGTTTTGGTTACCTTGTACCAATCGACAGATTCAGCTGTTGTAAAATCAGCAATCACTGCTGAGGAGGGAGTGTATACATTTTGGGCTGCTGCTAATTCGAATTATTTTATTACTATTAATGCATTAGGATATCAACTGTTTCGCACTCGGGAAATAGTTTTGAATTCAACCGATACTATTTATAGTATTCCACCTGTTATGTTATCTACCACCGGAGAACTTGCATTAGAATCGGTAGAAATTGTCGGAACAAAAGCGTTTGTTGAATATGCAATCGACAGAATTATCGTTCACCCGGATGCATTGATTTCAAATGCAGGTTCTACGGCTTTGGATGTTCTGGAAAAATCGCCCGGCGTTCGGGTGGATATGAATGGTGATATCAGCTTAAAAGGAAAAGGGGGCATAACAGTTTATATTGATGATAAACCTACATATTTATCATCAGCCGACCTGGCAGGTTTATTACGTTCGATGCCGGCTGAAAGTATTGAAAGTATAGAAATAATGACTAATCCGCCTGCAAAATATGATGCAGCAGGAACCGGTGGCATAATTAATATCCGATTAAAACGCAGCAAAAAAACAGGTATCAACGGTGGAATAAATGTTGGCTACACGCAGGGCCGATATCCAAAAAGTAATAATAGTGCTAATTTTAATTATAGAATTAACCGGTTTAATTTTTATACGAATTTAGGATATACCTTGCACAATACATTTCAGGATTTAGATATTAATCGCGCCTATTATAATACTGATGCTTCTTTAAGTTCAACATTTTTTCAAAACACCTTTATTAAAATTGAAAATAAAAGCCTGACAGGAAAGTTAGGTATGGATTTTTATGTAAATGATAAATCAACTTTTGGTATTGTTCTGAGTGGATTTAATTCAGACCTAGGTAATACTTCACATAATACTGCTGAGGTGCGTGATTCATTGGGTGCTTTACAAAGTGTCGTGATTACGGATGCACCATCAATTCGCAATTTTAAAAATGGTAATATCAATTTGAATTATGATATTAAATTAGACTCAACCGGCAAACAACTCACGTTTCAGGCAGATTACCTTGCTTATAACTCTGCTATGGATCAGGAATTACTTACTAAAAGTTATTTACCGGGTAATATTTTTGTTGGAGAAAGTAATTTGGTAAGTACATTGCCAACCATTTTATCTATTGTAAGTGCAAAAGTTGATTACATGCATCCGCTAAAAAATGGGGCAAGATTTGATGCAGGTGTTAAATCAAGTTTAGTTGACGCAGATAATATTGCAGATTTTCAAGATGAAGTTGATGGCGAATTAACACCCAATTATGTTTTTTCAAACCATTTTATTTACCGTGAAAATATTAATGCCGGTTATGTAAATTACAGTAATGCAAAAAACAAACTTTCGTATCAATTAGGTTTACGATTTGAAAATACCGAATTATCCGGTAACCAGCTTGGGAATGCTGTTACACCGGATTCATCATTCACCAGAAGTTTAAATAATATTTTTCCAACAGCATATTTACAATATCAGGTTGACTCAATCGGGAAACATATTTTGGGTTTTTCATATGGCAGACGAATTGATCGCCCGAATTATCAGGATTTAAATCCGTTTACTTATCCGCTGGACTTATTTACATTGTATGAAGGCAATCCATTTTTGGAACCAACATTTTCGCACAATTTCGAATTATCACATACGTATAATAACATGATTACCACCACTGGATTATTGAGCATTGTAAACGATATGATTAACGAAACCATTGAACAACGCGATGGTATTTTTTACAGCAGACCGGGCAATATCAGTAATCAATTAAGTTATGGTATTTCAATTAACGGAATGATACCGATTAAAACTTGGTGGACACTTCAATTTTATTCAGAGTTAATGCACAATGAATTTTCTGCAACATTGTATGGCCAGAATTTAGTTAATAATGGTACACATTGGTATATCGGTCCTGTAAATCAATTTCAGATAAAAGATACCTGGTCATTTGAATTATCCGGCAGTTATCAGACTAAAGTGTATAGCGGACAATTTATATTAATTCCTTCGTGGACCAGCAGGGTTGGTGTCTCCAAAAAAATTATGGAGAAAAAAGGAACTATCAAATTAAGTGTAAATGATATTTTTTACACCAACCAACCGGGTGGTGATATACAAGGGTTAGGAAATTCAACTGCAAGCTGGTACAGTTATTTAGATACCAGAACAATTAATATATCCTTCAGTTATCGTTTTAATAAGGGTGAAGGGATGCAGGCACGGAGTACGACAGCACCTGAGGAGAAGTCGCGGGTGGAGTAG
- a CDS encoding T9SS type A sorting domain-containing protein, giving the protein MKIFTPLSLLFLSLAATAQSGTQEFTTSGSFTVPAGVSEIIVEVVGAGGNGGYNGTGGGGGGGYASGNFTVTPGEVLDVAIGVPGLGAVSGTTIVEDLLYATGGENGVSVPNPEIGGGGAAGFGNGGNISNFTGGAGGGGYYTYFGGGGGGAAGIDGNGGVGGNTIAWVGICLTPGGDGGVSGGAPAGNGGKGAGFVDAFCGVSDPAAAGANYGAGGGGGNGNGGGPGNGAPGYARITWCAIDNSTSTDETTITANATDVNYQWWNCLTGEIIEGETAQSFTATATGSYAVIITDDICADTSACVDIEIIIIGINELNAQTIKVSPNPFSNTLQVSGLQDFDVQFNMVNTVGQTVWSGKTLNTDFNFLPAGIYVLNIKNENSEVNKMLVKE; this is encoded by the coding sequence ATGAAAATTTTTACTCCTTTAAGTTTATTGTTTTTATCGCTAGCAGCTACAGCGCAGTCCGGAACTCAAGAATTTACTACTTCCGGTAGTTTTACTGTTCCAGCAGGTGTTTCCGAAATAATTGTTGAAGTTGTAGGTGCCGGTGGAAATGGTGGTTACAATGGAACAGGCGGTGGTGGCGGTGGTGGCTATGCTAGTGGAAACTTTACAGTTACGCCAGGTGAAGTTTTAGATGTTGCAATTGGTGTTCCCGGTTTAGGTGCAGTTTCAGGCACAACTATAGTTGAAGATTTACTATATGCTACGGGTGGCGAAAACGGTGTATCTGTTCCAAATCCCGAAATAGGAGGAGGCGGTGCAGCCGGTTTTGGTAATGGTGGTAACATTTCCAACTTTACAGGTGGTGCCGGTGGTGGTGGATATTACACTTACTTTGGCGGCGGCGGCGGTGGAGCTGCGGGTATTGATGGAAATGGTGGTGTTGGCGGAAATACAATTGCCTGGGTTGGCATTTGTTTAACACCCGGTGGTGACGGTGGGGTTTCAGGTGGTGCGCCGGCCGGAAACGGTGGCAAGGGTGCAGGTTTTGTTGATGCTTTTTGTGGCGTGTCAGATCCAGCAGCGGCAGGTGCAAATTATGGTGCCGGCGGCGGTGGTGGAAATGGTAATGGTGGTGGTCCCGGAAACGGTGCGCCCGGATATGCCAGAATTACCTGGTGTGCTATCGATAATTCAACAAGTACAGATGAGACTACCATAACTGCTAATGCTACAGACGTTAACTATCAATGGTGGAATTGCCTAACAGGCGAAATCATTGAAGGAGAAACAGCACAATCGTTTACTGCAACAGCAACAGGAAGTTATGCGGTAATTATTACAGATGATATTTGTGCTGATACTTCTGCATGTGTTGATATTGAAATAATAATTATTGGTATTAACGAATTGAATGCACAAACTATTAAAGTTTCACCAAACCCATTTTCCAATACACTTCAAGTAAGCGGGTTACAAGATTTTGATGTGCAATTTAATATGGTAAATACTGTTGGCCAAACTGTTTGGAGCGGCAAAACCCTTAATACAGATTTCAACTTTTTACCGGCCGGCATTTATGTGCTGAATATTAAAAATGAAAATAGCGAAGTAAATAAAATGCTTGTAAAAGAATAA